DNA sequence from the Cellulophaga sp. HaHaR_3_176 genome:
AGTATTATTCCGCATCAAAAGCATAGTGCATGTTTAATTCGCGGGGAATCTAATCATCTTAAAAATTCTAATTTTATACATCGAAGTTACGGACATTGTATTTTTATGCAAGCCGCTAGTAATCCCTTAATTGAAGGGTGTTATGTAGAAGGCGAAATGCGTTCTACAGATGATATTTTAGCAGAAAAAGGAACGGGATCTCCAGCAGATAAGGTCGATTTTATGACGGTTTGGGGCTACAAACTTCCAGCAGGTTATATGCTTAGTACAGGAGAAGCAGGTATTCGTGCCTACAATGCAGGAGAAACAAGTATTGACGGAAAGTTTTATACCAGAGGAACCTCAAATCCTACCGTATTAAACTGTACCGTTAAATACATGCGAACAGGTGTTACAATAGCGCATGCTACAGGTAAAAAACATGTAGAAGGTTGTACCGCTATTGCTTGCGAAAATGGTTTTTCTCTGGGCTCTGGTGATGTGATTAATTGTAGAGCAGATTGTACCTATGGCCCTGTGTACACTTCTACCTATGAAACTGATGAAAATTACAATGCAGATATTACCATTATAGCATCAAGCTTACCGTATATGAACGGCTCGGGCAGTGTTGCTTATATTGGAGGTAGCGGTCATAATATTCTATTAAGAGGCTCAGACGAAGGAGCAAAATTAGGATTGAAAATTAAAGTAGGTGGTGATAAAAATAACATTCGACTATTGCATGGCAACCTACCAGATCAAAACAATTTTAAAGCTTCCAATTTTGAAATTCAAAACCTTACCCATTATCCTTTATTATTATCAGAAAAAAGCACTGAGGTTAGCGGACAATCCTTAGGTGTTGTTACAGATTTAGGGAAGAAAAACAAGGTTAATAACTAAATAAATCCAACTCAACTTAATATTGAAAAAATAAAAATATGTGTGTATCACCTATAAAAAATATAGTACTCAGTAGTATTGCTCTTCTTTGTTTGGGGAGCTTCTTCTCATGTGAATCTAATAAAGAAATACCTCAAAAACCAAACGTAATCTTACTTGTCGTAGATGATCAAGGTTATGGTGATATTGGGCGTTTAGGAAATAAAATATTAAAGACGCCAAATATTGATGCACTTTATGATGAAAGTGCACGATTTACACAATACCACGTTTCGCCTACTTGTGCGCCAACCAGAGCCGCACTAATGACAGGGCATCATTCGAATAGAGCAGGAGTTTGGCATACGGTAAACGGACGTTCTTTATTATTAGAACGCGAAACAACCATTGCTCAAGTGTTTAAAGAGAATGGCTATGCTACCGGAATTTTTGGAAAATGGCATTTGGGAGATAACTACCCTTTTCGTCCTCAAGATAAAGGGTTTGAAGAAGTATTAGTACACGGTGGGGGCGGAGTAGAACAAACTATGGATTATTGGGATAATGATTATTTTGATGATACCTATACGCACAACGGTAAATTAGAAAAATTCAAGGGTTTCTGTACCGATATATGGTTTGATAATGCCAAGAAATACATAGAAGAAAATAAGAAGAACAATAAACCTTTTTTCTGTTATTTATCTACCAATGCCGCACACACCCCCTATTTTGTAGCAAACAAATATTCAGACCCTTATAAGGATAATGAAAATGTACCTAATGCTGCATTTTATGGACTTATTGCTAATGTAGATGAAAACATAGGTAAGCTTGTAGCCTATTTAAAAGAAATTGATTTGATGGATAACACCATTTTAATATTTACGACTGATAACGGTACCTCTGCAGGTGCTAAAATTGAACAAGGAGGGGATAGATTAGATGGGTTTACCGATAAAGGATACAATGCAGGGATGCGTGGTATAAAGGCAAGTATGTATGAAGGAGGTCACCGAGTGCCACTTTTTATTCATTGGAAAGACGGAGGTATAACCACCGGTACAGATATTAATGAATTAACGGCGCATTATGATATAGCACCCACCTTAATAGATTTATGTGGTTTAAAAGTTAAAGAAGATCTGAAATTTGACGGAAAAAGTTTGAAGCCTTTAATAGCTGGAGAAAGTGAAGAATTTAAAGACCGTGTGGTGATTACCAATTCTCAACGGATTGAAGTTCCAGAACCTTGGAGAAGAACAGCTTTTATGAAAGGCGATTGGCGATTGATTAATGGAACGGAACTTTATGATTTAAGTAGAGATCCAGAACAACGCACCAATGTTGCCGATCAATTTCCTGAAAAAGTAGCCGCATTTAAAGTAGAATATGATAGTTGGTGGAACGAGATAGCTCCTAGTTATAAAGATGAACCATACATTATTGTGGGCAATCCAACAGATAACCCAACTACCTTACATGGTCATGATTGGCATACTACGGCGGTAGCCAGCCCTTGGCACCAACGCCATATTAGACAAGGGTATTTAGATAATGGCTATTGGTTGGTAAAAGT
Encoded proteins:
- a CDS encoding arylsulfatase; amino-acid sequence: MCVSPIKNIVLSSIALLCLGSFFSCESNKEIPQKPNVILLVVDDQGYGDIGRLGNKILKTPNIDALYDESARFTQYHVSPTCAPTRAALMTGHHSNRAGVWHTVNGRSLLLERETTIAQVFKENGYATGIFGKWHLGDNYPFRPQDKGFEEVLVHGGGGVEQTMDYWDNDYFDDTYTHNGKLEKFKGFCTDIWFDNAKKYIEENKKNNKPFFCYLSTNAAHTPYFVANKYSDPYKDNENVPNAAFYGLIANVDENIGKLVAYLKEIDLMDNTILIFTTDNGTSAGAKIEQGGDRLDGFTDKGYNAGMRGIKASMYEGGHRVPLFIHWKDGGITTGTDINELTAHYDIAPTLIDLCGLKVKEDLKFDGKSLKPLIAGESEEFKDRVVITNSQRIEVPEPWRRTAFMKGDWRLINGTELYDLSRDPEQRTNVADQFPEKVAAFKVEYDSWWNEIAPSYKDEPYIIVGNPTDNPTTLHGHDWHTTAVASPWHQRHIRQGYLDNGYWLVKVAESGTYNLKLRRWPVETNLPLNGIAPVRPTLAGTTVRESVKSKALTIKNARIKVQDQEQRTLVDPNAEYVEFTVDLKVGESQLQTWFTLENEEELGAYYVEIEKI